ACACAAACAATGGGAACAGAGGGTGCATTTGAAGTTCTTGCTAGAGCTAAAGAACTTGAAAAAATGGGTAAAGAAGTTTTTCATTTTGAAATAGGAGAACCTGACTTTGATACTCCTGAAAATATAAAAAAGGCTGCTTTCGAAGCTTTAAATAAAGGTTTTACTCATTACACCCCTGCTTTTGGAATTTATGAAGTAAGAGAAGCAATTGCAAAATATATTACAAAAACAAGAGGATTTGAAGTAAAGCCTGAAAGTATTATTGTAACTGCTGGTGCAAAACCTGCAATTGTCTATGCATTGTTATCACTTGTAGATAAAGGAGAAGAGGTGATTTATCCAGATCCTGGTTATCCAATATATAATTCTGCTGTTAGAATCGCTGAGGCAAAACCTGTTCCTTTACCTCTTTTAGAAGAAAAGGACTTTAGATTTGACCTAAATGATCTTGAAAAGAGAGTGACAGATAAGACAAGAATGATAATTTTAAATTCACCCCATAACCCTACTGGTGGTATTTTGACACTTGAAGATTTTTATGGAATAAGAGATATAATTGGAAATAAAGAGATTTACATATTAGCAGATGAAATTTATTCAAGAATAGTTTATGAGGGGGAATTTATATCTATAACAAAAGTTAAAGAATTAAGAGATAGAGTTATATTAATTGATGGTTTTTCAAAAACATACGCAATGACAGGATGGCGTCTTGGATATGCAGTTGCTGATCCAGAAATAATAAAAATGATTGCAAAATTTGTAATTAATAATTATTCATGTCCAACAGCTTTTGTTCAAATTGCAGGAATTGAAGCACTTGAAGGAGATCAAAGTTCAGTTGATTATATGGTTAAAGAGTTTAAAGAGAGAAGAGATATAATTGTTGAAGGATTAAACAATATAAATGGAATAACTTGTCGACTTCCAAAGGGTGCTTTTTATGTATTTCCAAATGTGAAAAGTTTTGGAAAAACCTCTAAGGAGATACAAAATTATCTTTTAAATGAGTATGGAATTGCATGTCTTCCAGGTACAAGTTTTGGAGAATATGGAGAAGGATATTTAAGATTTTCTTATGCAGCGAGCAAAGATAGCATTAAAAAAGCATTAGAAGTTTTAAAGGAGGCATTTAAGAGGTTATAATGGATTATTTTAGTTTACTTCTTTGGTTATTTATTTTTGTTTCACTTTTTTATCCTGTATTTCAAAGAAGACAAATAGAGTTTGCTAGATTAAGAGTTATAGCATCTCTTCAAAAAAAGAGGGGGTCAAGAGTTATTACATTGATTCATAGAGAAGAATCTATTTCATTTTTTGGAATACCTTTTAGAAAAATGATTGATATTGAGGATTCAGAACAAATTTTAAGGGCAATAAGAGAGACTCCTGATGATATGCCGATAGATCTTATTCTCCATACCCCGGGAGGACTTGTTCTTGCTGCAGAGCAAATCGCTAGAGCATTGATTAGAAGAAAAGGAAAAGTTACTGTTTTTATACCTCATTATGCTATATCAGGCGGAACTTTAATAGCACTAGCAGCAGACGAAATTGTTATGGATAAGAATGCTGTTCTTGGACCAATTGATCCACAAATTGGAGGTTATCCTGCAATTTCAATTTTAAAAGCCGTTGAAAAGAAAAATATAAATGATCTTGATGATCATACATTGATTCTTGCTGATATAGCAGAAAAAGCAATGAATCAGGTTTATGAACTCGCAACAGAAATATTAAGTGATAAAGAG
The sequence above is drawn from the Caldisericia bacterium genome and encodes:
- a CDS encoding pyridoxal phosphate-dependent aminotransferase, with translation MIRFAERTQTMGTEGAFEVLARAKELEKMGKEVFHFEIGEPDFDTPENIKKAAFEALNKGFTHYTPAFGIYEVREAIAKYITKTRGFEVKPESIIVTAGAKPAIVYALLSLVDKGEEVIYPDPGYPIYNSAVRIAEAKPVPLPLLEEKDFRFDLNDLEKRVTDKTRMIILNSPHNPTGGILTLEDFYGIRDIIGNKEIYILADEIYSRIVYEGEFISITKVKELRDRVILIDGFSKTYAMTGWRLGYAVADPEIIKMIAKFVINNYSCPTAFVQIAGIEALEGDQSSVDYMVKEFKERRDIIVEGLNNINGITCRLPKGAFYVFPNVKSFGKTSKEIQNYLLNEYGIACLPGTSFGEYGEGYLRFSYAASKDSIKKALEVLKEAFKRL